A segment of the Macrotis lagotis isolate mMagLag1 chromosome 8, bilby.v1.9.chrom.fasta, whole genome shotgun sequence genome:
AAGAAAACTTAATTCTGACTTGAGCTGCCGTTCTGAGGAGAGAGTACATTGGctaaattttcttttgcaattccAGTTAGATTTGCAAATATGCATATTAGCACTGTGGTTCTCACACTATAGCATACTAAGTTACGTTGTGGCAAATACCGATTTAACAATGAGTTCCAGTAACTACTTAAGAGAAGCTCTAGATGTTGAAGAAGAGGAGAATGAACCCAAgacctaaaaaaatcaaaacaaaacaacaaaaaaatttgcTTGCCTGTTCtgttgtttggtttttggttGTTTGGAAAAATCTCATATAGGTGTGTAGTGACTCATTAGCCAGATCGGGAGATGGAAGCCGATGACAAACTTGATAGCTATAACTTTCAGGTATGAGGACATCGAAAAATATGTGGCAAATTCATCTCTTTACTAAAGGACATTGGTTTCTTTGGAATGGAGGAGTAAACAATCCCTCCATATTTATCTATTGGGGGGGCAatcaggattatgtgacttgtccagggtcacacagctagtaagtatccagtATCTAAATTCactcaagccctcctgactccaggaattatccactgtgccaccttgctgcctcttcccttatttatcatttaaaataacatgggggggccctggagtcaggagtacctgggttcaaatctggtctcagacacttaataattacctagctgtgtggccttgggcaagccattaaccccgtttcccttgcaaaaacctaaaaaaaaaattgcatgaggggcagctaggtggcacactgaatagagcatcagcctggcctcaggaggacctgagatcaaatccaccctcagacacttaataattagctgtatgactttggtgagtcacttaatcctactgccttacaagaaccaaaaaagaaaagttacatGAGTTTGAAGGAAAGATTTAGTACaaaagtgaaagggaaaagaaaaagggaagagagagatatgAAGATGGAGCAATAAAGAGATAAGCTGACAAATGAAGAGGCACTGGATATAAGCATCATATAATTTCAGACATATAGGCAAATATTCTACATCTGACCAATAGGAATAATTATACTAATCCTTCATGAATTCCCTATTTTAAAGTCTCATGTGGCAGGGAAATAGGCCTGTGTTGTCAAAAGCTGTGTCAGCAGAACACAAACTATAGCAGGTAGACCCTATCAATCATGTTTGAAAGGCTTCAAGGGCAGGTTTGGTGACAGTCGTCCAGAAAGCAGTCTAGTTAATTGGAGAGAGCTTCATCACCTAAAGACTGGCCACCTGGTGAAAATTTCAGTTTTTAGATACAATACCTCAGGAAGACTGTCTAGCGAAAGACAGGGAAGGGTGATCTGTATATGGAAGGAGGTTTTGACATCTATGAAATCATCTTTTTCAGTACTGAGCCAAATCAAGcaagataatgaaaatgaaagcactttgaaatgtaaacagaaacaaaaaatttctgTGTAATATTAGCAAATAGCTAatagggcacctaggtggtgcagtggctacagcaccagccctggagtcaggagtaacctgagttcaaatctgacctcagatacttaattattgcctagctatattacattgggcaagtcacttaatccaattcccttgcaaaaaaaaaaacccaaaaaataaaaaatagccaATATAGCActataatattttcaaaacattttatatacaatatctcatttcagatataaataataataataaacaataatatgAGTTGGGATAGAGACAGTAATGGAAATTAGATCTATATCAGATCAATAACTTCTGAGACCTGAAAGTTTTTGTCCTTATAATCTGTACCCAAGTACATGTTTTTGATGATTAAGTgtaaaaattatcaaataataataataataataataataataataataataccatatTCCCACTGCTTATGATTTTTGCAAAGGTTCTAGCTTGCATAAAGGTACTTTGTAGGCAAAGCAGGGTCAGTTATATTAATGTATAGCtgatgagggagagagagaaagagagatagagagagagagagagagagagagagagagagagagagagagagagagaaagggggaggagtAGTGGCTGATTCTCACCTTCCCTCATTggtcttctctcccttttcccaacAACCTCCTCAATGCCCCCTTTACCTCCTTGTTCCTCAGAGTGTAGATTAGAGGATTCACCATCGGTGTAACTACTGAGTAAAACAGAGATATGAATTTGCCCCGGTCTTGGGAACTACTCTTGGCTGGCAGCAGGTAGGCATAAATGGCTGAGCCATAGAAGAGGAATACTACTATCAAATGGGAGCCACAAGTGTTGAAGGCTTTACGCCGACCTTCAGCTGATTGAATCTTCAAGACGGCCTGGACAATGTAACCATAGGAGATGAGAATGATGCTAAGGGGGACAGCAGTGAAGAAGGCACAGACACCATTGAGTACAGCCTCATTGAGGCTTGTGTCACCACAGGCTAACTTGATCATTGCTGGCACTTCACAGAGAAAATTGTCAACTTTCTGGTGTCCACACAGTGGGAGCTGCACAGTGAATGTTGACTGAATTAGAGAGTTTCCTAGGCCTCCTAGCCAGGCAATGGCAGCTAGCTGCCAGCAAAGCCGAGGGTGCATGATGGTCATGTAGTGCAGGGGCCGGCAGACAGCTACATAACGATCAAATGCCATCATGACCAATAGGATGCATTCAGTGGCACCCAGCCAGAGGAAGACATATAGCTGGGTTATGCAGCCACTGTAGCTGATGGTTTTGTCTGGGCCCCACAGATTCAACAGCATCTGAGGGACCGAACTTGTAGTAAAAGCAAGGTCAAGGGAGGAGAGGTTactgaggaaaaaatacatgggTGTGTGAAGCCGGGCATCCAGGCGTGATATTAGGATAATGGTCAAGTTGCCCACTAAGGTCATCAGGTAGGAGAACAggataacaacaaaaaagatcttCTCCAGCTGGGGATGGTCAGAGACACCCATCAGGATGAAACCTTTAAAGGAGTGGTTGTTGGCTCCTCTCATCACTGGCCACCTTCTGGCCcctaaggaagagagaaaggacacTGCACTGAGAAAAATGTCAGGGGAGTCATAAAATGAGAGTGTAAACTGTTGATCAAGATTCATTTCCTCAAAGTGAAATCttcaagaaagaaaagttaagaaagaaagaaaagaaagataggaaggatcaaagaaaaccataggtctcctggctccagggctatcTACTAGTTTGATTCTATCACTTCCAGGTCTATCTTTACAGTTACCAAAACTGTAATTTCCAAGAATTCCCAAATGAACAGGAAACTTTACAAGAAGAGCAATCATGAATTATCAGGTCAATTTGGAGAACAACGAAGATGATGAGGGGACTCAAAACTATGCTGAATGAGGATTGGGTGAAAAAATTGGGAATATATAACCTTAGTTGAGAAGACATGGGTAGAGATTGCTGTGAAAATTGTCTTAAAATTGTGATAGGAGTATCAGGTGGAAAAGGGTTTTGACTTGTTTTACTTGGATCCAAAAGGTTAAAACAAGGAAGCTACAGAGATTTAGATTCAAATTCAACTTACTGAAAAGCTTCCTAATTGGAGTTGTCAATTATCAGAATTGAGGGTCACATTTTAAATCTTGAAGTGAACCCTCaccatattattattaataacacaagatggaaaagaaattataatatgtatgtacatatatctaAATGTAGAGAGATattatagtttttctttattcctgatattttataattcataaatacaaaaattttaatattagcTTGAGCAATATATGAtttggaaaggaaataatataaaacaaatacatatagaCAATTTATATTAGATTAATATATAGTTACTACACTCCGGATCATTGATGGAATTTTAGATTGTTTTCTCCTTTGGATTACCCTGCTCCTCTGTCTTGGTAGAGTTAATTTAACACTCTACTCCTTACAGTTCAGGTAATTTCTTTGCTCAActtctttacatatataatcaaataagaatttttatgTGCCCTAAACAATGGAAAATATGTTCATTAGTTTAGAATTGTATTATACTATTACACACTTACACATGGATTGAGATTGTAAGGGACTTTAGAATATAGACTTTTAGCACTGGAAGACAAGAAACTTATAACCTTCaatgttagaactagaaaggaccatTGAGATC
Coding sequences within it:
- the LOC141495499 gene encoding olfactory receptor 2C1 — its product is MGVSDHPQLEKIFFVVILFSYLMTLVGNLTIILISRLDARLHTPMYFFLSNLSSLDLAFTTSSVPQMLLNLWGPDKTISYSGCITQLYVFLWLGATECILLVMMAFDRYVAVCRPLHYMTIMHPRLCWQLAAIAWLGGLGNSLIQSTFTVQLPLCGHQKVDNFLCEVPAMIKLACGDTSLNEAVLNGVCAFFTAVPLSIILISYGYIVQAVLKIQSAEGRRKAFNTCGSHLIVVFLFYGSAIYAYLLPAKSSSQDRGKFISLFYSVVTPMVNPLIYTLRNKEVKGALRRLLGKGREDQ